TCGCATCCACGCACGAGTACGGCGAACGCTCAAGCGCTGGACTGTTGAGCCACTAACTCTGGACTGCGTATTGCGGAAAGCACGACGGCGGCAGGCCGGTAAGTGCGCCGGTGACCTACCGTCGTCGTGCTTGGGCCTTAGCCCTGGTTGATGCGGATCATGTTGCCGGACGGATCGCGGAAGGCGCAGTCGCGGGGACCCCATGGCTGAACAATCGGCTCCTGGAGGACTTCGGCACCTGAGGCGCGCAGCTTTTCAAACGTGGCATCGAGATCGTCCGTGTTGAAAACGAGCATTGGCATGACGCCCTTGGTGAGCAGCTCCTGGATGGCGTCGCCATCAGCCTGCGAGCGGCCGGCGTGTGGAGGGGACAGGACGAGTTCGAGGTCTGGCTGGGCATCGCTGCCGAGCGTAACCCAACGCTGTCCGTCCGAGCCGACGTCGTTCCGGACTTCCAGGCCGAGGGCGTCGCGGTAGAAGGCGAGCGACTCATCGACATCGTTGACAGTGACGTGTGCGTACTTCAATGAAATGTTCATGTCTCACACGCTATTGCAGCTGTGAGGCGGGCGCTTCTTCAATCCTGCTCAGGTTCTTATTGCCGTTTCTTTCCGGCCGCGTTTGCTGCTTCGCGATGCAGGTGGGCATCGCCTTCACCGCATGGTGCTCGCGTGAGCGGTATTCGCTGGGCGTCACGCCGACGATCTCCGTGAAGCGTGAACTGAAGGAACCCAGGGACGTACAGCCCACCTCCATGCAAGCATCAGTAACGCTGGTTCCCGCCCGCAGCAAGGCCATGGCCCGTTCGATGCGCCGGGTCATGAGGTAGTTGTAGGGCGATTCACCGTATGCGGCCTTGAACTGGCGGGAGAAATGCGCCGGGGACATAAGGGCGCCGGCTGCCATGGTGGGCACATCCAAGGGCCGCGCGTACTCGCGATCGATGAAATCGCGGGCGCGCCGCAGATGGGCCAGGTTGGCCAGTTCCTGCGGAGTCATGGTGCCAGTCTACTAGGCTCGTCCCATGGATTCAGTGGTCTGGTCGAAGCCTGAAAACCAGCGCGCGGGCACCCCGTTGCTGGTGATGATGCACGGCTACGGCACCAGCGAGCAGCGCATGGTGGACCTGTTTCCGTATCTCCCTGCGGAATTCACCTGTGCGGCGCTTCGCGGCCCCAAGGAAATCGGCGACCACTACGGCTGGTTCCTCCTGGACTACTTCCTGACGAACGACTTCGCCGATGTCATCACCTCCACCAACTCCGTTTTCAACTGGATCAACACCGTGAAAGAGAACCACAGCAGCGTCAGCCTGCTCGGTTACTCGCAGGGAATGGCCATGGCCAGCACGCTCCTGCGGCTACGGCCGCACGCGTTCAAAGCAACGGTTGGTTTGTCCGGTTTTGTCCTGGACAACGACCTCCTGGCGCTCAGCGAATCCTTTGATTCGCCTCCACCCTTCTTTTGGGGCAGGGACAAGGCGGATCCGGTGATCAACGAAGACGCCATTGCCCACACGGAAGAGTGGCTGGAAGCGAACGTAGCCCTGACGGCGCGTACCTACCCGGGAATGGGGCACAGGATCGAGCCGCCGGAGCTTGTGGATGTCAGCGCGTTCCTTCGGTACTACGTGTTGAACGGGCGCTCACGAACCTGAAACAGGCGCCGGATTAGACGGCATCAGCCCGTCAGAATCAATCTTTCCGTGAGATTCGCGTCACAAATTCGCATTCGGCCACACACTATTGAATGACAAAATTGTAAGCGCTTACACTTTTGGCTTGCGGCCGCCCCAAGGTCGAAGTTGTCCTGGGGCGCAGTGCCGTTCCCCCAACGTGTCATCGAGTATGGAAAGGGTTGAGGCCGTGTTGCATGGTTAGGACTCACAGGGTGACAATCCAGGACGTTGCAGTCCTCTCCGGATTGTCCATTTGTACGGTGTCCAGGGCTCTGAGGAATCTCCCCAACGTTTCCGAAAAGGCCCAGCGGCAAGTGGCGGA
This genomic stretch from Micrococcaceae bacterium Sec5.1 harbors:
- a CDS encoding helix-turn-helix transcriptional regulator; the protein is MTPQELANLAHLRRARDFIDREYARPLDVPTMAAGALMSPAHFSRQFKAAYGESPYNYLMTRRIERAMALLRAGTSVTDACMEVGCTSLGSFSSRFTEIVGVTPSEYRSREHHAVKAMPTCIAKQQTRPERNGNKNLSRIEEAPASQLQ
- a CDS encoding phospholipase codes for the protein MDSVVWSKPENQRAGTPLLVMMHGYGTSEQRMVDLFPYLPAEFTCAALRGPKEIGDHYGWFLLDYFLTNDFADVITSTNSVFNWINTVKENHSSVSLLGYSQGMAMASTLLRLRPHAFKATVGLSGFVLDNDLLALSESFDSPPPFFWGRDKADPVINEDAIAHTEEWLEANVALTARTYPGMGHRIEPPELVDVSAFLRYYVLNGRSRT
- a CDS encoding VOC family protein, whose product is MNISLKYAHVTVNDVDESLAFYRDALGLEVRNDVGSDGQRWVTLGSDAQPDLELVLSPPHAGRSQADGDAIQELLTKGVMPMLVFNTDDLDATFEKLRASGAEVLQEPIVQPWGPRDCAFRDPSGNMIRINQG